A window of the Hordeum vulgare subsp. vulgare chromosome 5H, MorexV3_pseudomolecules_assembly, whole genome shotgun sequence genome harbors these coding sequences:
- the LOC123397520 gene encoding wall-associated receptor kinase 5-like, with translation MVSVLLLGAVAAMLHLGPTSATQPDHGCKTHCGDVEIPYPFGIGIGCAIGQGFEIDCTRSADGNDRPFILRREILSISVSSGQSRALSNIPSYCYNSGTGKMDAHLWDFELIWPYRFSHEHNKFITIGCNTIGYIYDTIGRTRYATGCASVCGSPEDLTNGSCVGVGCCQNVVPKGLMGYNVFFYDVDYVNKSNSWHFNPCSYAGLVETEAFIFSSDYVTTTRFNDTYKGQQPVVLDWVIGNATCEVARGNMSSYACRSENTMCVDSSNGPGYRCNCSIGYQGNPYLSGGCTDVNECERSSSPCPDSASCQNSAGGYQCSCPFGSNFSEEANTYANRFIGVVIGLSSGIGVLFLASISILLVQKWKRSIKRRVRKAHFRKNNGLLLEQLNSSDESATHSTKLFSLDELEKATDNFDSTRILGLGAHGTVYKGILSDQRVVAIKRSKMVDQLEIDQFVNELVILSRIHHRNVVKLFGCCLESEVPLLVYEFISNGTLSELLHGDQLSARSLLTWDDRIRIASEAASALAYLHSAAATPIFHRDVKSDNILLTDNFTAKVADFGASRSISIDETCVVTAVQGTFGYLDPEYYHTCQLTAKSDVYSFGVIIAELLTRKQPIFVNSMGEKQNLCYHFLQRLQDNTMMEIVDVQVLEEGNGRQINEMAALARACLRHKGGERPTMKEVEHRLQLLRGKMSMKKNHELEVNTQAVPL, from the exons ATGGTGTCGGTGCTACTGCTCGGTGCCGTTGCGGCCATGCTGCACCTAGGGCCTACATCAGCAACACAACCAGATCACGGATGCAAAACGCATTGCGGTGATGTCGAGATCCCCTATCCATTCGGCATCGGTATTGGTTGTGCTATCGGCCAAGGCTTCGAGATCGATTGCACCAGGTCTGCTGATGGAAATGACAGGCCATTCATTCTTCGACGGGAGATCCTAAGCATCTCGGTGTCCAGTGGTCAATCTCGAGCTTTATCGAACATCCCCTCATATTGCTACAATTCTGGAACAGGAAAAATGGATGCCCACCTTTGGGATTTCGAATTGATTTGGCCTTACCGGTTTTCGCACGAGCACAACAAGTTCATTACAATTGGTTGCAACACAATTGGATACATCTACGACACCATCGGGAGGACAAGGTATGCGACAGGGTGTGCGTCGGTGTGTGGGAGCCCAGAAGACCTAACAAATGGCTCGTGCGTTGGTGTTGGCTGCTGCCAAAATGTTGTCCCCAAGGGCTTAATGGGCTACAACGTCTTTTTTTATGATGTGGATTATGTCAATAAATCAAATAGTTGGCACTTCAACCCATGCAGCTACGCTGGCTTGGTGGAAACAGAGGCGTTTATCTTCAGCTCTGATTATGTAACTACTACAAGGTTCAATGATACCTACAAGGGCCAGCAACCGGTTGTCCTTGACTGGGTGATTGGAAATGCAACATGTGAGGTGGCACGCGGAAACATGTCTTCCTATGCGTGCCGTAGCGAAAACACCATGTGCGTGGATTCGTCCAACGGCCCAGGGTATCGTTGCAACTGCTCCATCGGGTACCAAGGGAATCCTTACctctctggaggatgcacag ATGTCAATGAATGCGAGCGCAGTTCAAGCCCCTGCCCTGACTCTGCATCTTGCCAAAACTCAGCTGGAGGTTACCAATGTTCATGTCCTTTTGGCAGCAATTTTTCAGAGGAAGCAAACACTTATGCCAACCGGTTTATAG GAGTTGTTATTGGACTAAGCTCTGGTATAGGAGTTCTGTTTCTTGCGTCAATTTCAATTTTGTTGGTTCAGAAGTGGAAGAGAAGTATTAAAAGGCGAGTTCGGAAAGCACACTTCAGGAAAAATAACGGCCTTCTCCTGGAGCAATTGAACTCATCCGATGAAAGTGCCACACATAGCACTAAATTATTTTCCTTGGATGAGTTGGAAAAGGCAACGGATAATTTTGACTCCACGCGCATTCTAGGCCTTGGAGCACATGGCACCGTTTACAAGGGGATTTTATCAGATCAACGTGTGGTTGCCATAAAGAGATCCAAAATGGTCGATCAACTAGAGATTGATCAGTTCGTGAATGAGCTTGTCATTTTGTCGCGAATCCATCATCGGAACGTGGTAAAACTTTTTGGATGCTGCCTCGAGTCGGAGGTGCCTTTGCTTGTGTATGAGTTCATCTCCAACGGCACACTGTCTGAACTTCTTCATGGTGACCAATTGAGTGCTAGAAGCTTGTTAACCTGGGACGATCGTATCAGAATTGCTAGCGAGGCGGCAAGCGCTCTTGCTTACCTCCATTCCGCTGCTGCAACACCAATCTTTCATAGGGATGTGAAATCTGACAATATACTCTTAACGGACAACTTCACCGCGAAGGTTGCAGACTTTGGTGCTTCAAGATCCATTTCCATCGACGAAACATGTGTTGTCACGGCGGTGCAGGGTACATTTGGATACTTGGATCCTGAATACTACCATACATGCCAGCTAACCGCGAAGAGTGATGTTTACAGTTTTGGTGTGATAATCGCCGAGCTCCTAACTAGGAAGCAGCCAATATTCGTCAATTCTATGGGTGAAAAGCAGAACTTATGCTACCACTTCCTTCAAAGGCTACAAGATAACACTATGATGGAGATCGTCGATGTTCAAGTTCTCGAGGAAGGTAATGGCAGACAGATCAATGAGATGGCCGCCCTTGCGAGGGCATGCTTGAGGCACAAAGGTGGGGAGAGGCCTACCATGAAAGAGGTGGAGCATAGGCTGCAGCTCCTGAGAGGCAAGATGTCAATGAAGAAAAACCATGAGTTGGAGGTGAACACTCAAGCCGTGCCATTGTAA